In the genome of Candoia aspera isolate rCanAsp1 chromosome 4, rCanAsp1.hap2, whole genome shotgun sequence, the window ttttgttttgtaaaatccaccaattgtctgcattcttaaataaatctctgTTAAAATAATCAGACAGGGTCAACAAATGTGACGAAGTAAAAATAGAGAATGgagtattttccttttccttcccccagATATGGATGATTGTTTTGAATGCCTAGATGATCACTATccaaatgaaaagagaaatggaTGCCTTCCAAAGTTTATACATTACCTGACTTATGATGAACCTTTGGGCATGATGTTGACTATCCTGGCTCTGGTTCTTTCTGCAATTACTGTTTTGGTGTTTGGACTCTTCTGTAAGCAACAAAAgactcccattgtcaaagccaacaaccagaATCTCACCTTTTCTCTGCTTATCTCCCTTCTGTTCTGCTTTCTCTGCTCCTTGCTTTTCATTGGTAGGCCCCAAAAAATAACATGCAGTTTACGACAATCGGTGTTTGGTCTCGTCTTCTCAGTGGCCATATCTTCTAttttggccaaaaccatcacagTGCTTCTGGCTTTCATTGCTACAAAGCCAGGAATGACTATGAGAAAATGGATGGGGAAAAAGCTAGCATATTCTATTATTGTCTGTTGTTCCTGCATTCAAATAATTATTTGCACAGTATGGCTATGTACTGATCCTCCATTCCCAGATCTGGACATGCATTCTGTGCCGAAAGAGATTGTGGTAGAATGCAATGAAGGGTCAGCCAGCATGTTGTACTATGTTCTAGGTTTCATGGGACTTTTGGCTCTCATCAGCTTCACTGTGGCTTTCTATGCTCGGAAATTGCCGGACAcctttaatgaagccaaatttattacTTTCAGCATGTTGATTTTTTGCAGTGTGTGGGTGTCTTTCATTCCAACTTATCTAAGCACCAAAGGAAAATACATGGTAGCTGTGGAGATGTTCTCTATCTTGTCATCCAGTGCTAGAATATTGGGTTTCATATTTCTTCCCAAATGTTACATTATGTTGTTAAGACCTGATCTCAACAGCAAGGAACATgtcatgagaaaaaaataatagatgaatTTATATAGCAGCAAGCATGATTCTGAACATGATCATTTtacacatatgtatatgtacatgtgcaAGAAAGGGAATATGAATGCTGCCCTGAGGAGTTTAACATCTACCCATTTTCAAAGGATAAGTGCAGAGAGCAAGAAGGCTGTCATAACTGGAGCTGGCTGTACTCAGAGGAGGATGTTTAGGCTCCCCAACCCTGCCCTTGTCAAAGCCTTCTGATACATCTTCCACATTAGTGCAAAAGTTTGGGCAATTAAGTTTACATCtataccaacagcaccatcacggGCCTCAACAGGTACACACACAAAATTAGAGGTGCCTTCACACATTCTTGCTCTAATGCTACAGTATATATGCCAcgggcccacaactagggtctgtgtcacccagggcaaacatggattccgtacCCATTTTgctgccccccagtgctcattttgctgccccccagtgctcattttggtgccacccCAGTACACATTTTGGCACCACCACCCCAGCATGCCATcctgggcacatgccccgcttgcccccccccccagttgcagccctgatatgccatcatttgCCACCAATGCCCTACATAGAACAAACCAGACAAAatttgcacaaaagaattattGAACACAAAGTTGACATCAGGTCTCAAAACagggacaaagtaatatcagagcattcgGCCTCCCAGGACACTCTACTGCAGATCTCAAAGTGGCTGTTTTGGGAAAGTAGGGCTTCAATAGCACCACTGAACAAATACTGCTAAACTCATGTACACCATATGATTTCAGACCACCTCAGAAGGTCTCAGCAAACACATtgggtttttaacacatcacATCTGTTAAATGATAGTACTTGTAATCTATCTCACATGTAATTTctatctgcataaccaacctgtcttcccttattttccccaccccaccccacccaagtTTCATcttaatttaaatcctacatcaatctacccactctatgcatctgatgaagtgaattctgctttttaataaaatgtgttagtctgaaaaggtgctaccagactcctgattttttaccACTATAGatgaacacagctctcctcccacAATGTCTGGAAATTAGAATTCCTAATAAGAGCTTTTTAACAACTGAACAGATGTATTTAGGAGATGTttagattcatttatttaattttaactggGAGCATAAGCAGATGATAGATGGCCATCTATCCAAGAAGCTACAgtctcatagtcactcatgccttggtcatctcccactTAGACTACTCCAAcccactctacatggggctgtccttgaacaccatccagaagctacaattgatccagaatgcagtggtgtcaATAATTATGGATGCACCACAGGACACCCATGTAATATAACTACTTCACAAGTTGCACTAGCTTCctataggcttctgggtgcaattcaaaatgctgtttattacctttaaagtccttcatgggaCATGGCTGGGTTATTTGTGGAACTGCCTGTCTCTGAAGGTATCTGCCTGAACTATAATATCTGACACAGTGGACAGTCTTTGGGCTCCCTCTAATCATTTAAATAAGACGTAAGAGCAGACTTTCCCTGTCATAGTATACCCCCATGATTTGGGTGGCCCTAATCCTGTTAGCTTTCTATAAGACCTTGAAAAACTAGTTTTCCCCTATGGATTGGGCTGGGACATTGGATGAGCTCATCTGTTAAATGGTCTCACACAGATGTTACAATATGGCCCGggtttgtattgttttatattgtgttgTGGGCTATTTTAATGTGTATTGCCCAGAGTTGCAgtttgtgagttgggtggccacataaattgcATAAACGAACAAACATGTCCTAGATTTATATCAAGTTCCCAGAATAGCTCAAAGCCAATGTTCAATATAAAATTAGGTTTAAAAGCTCAGTACACCAAAAAGACCTCTCCAGTATGAGTAACCACacataataacaataacagcaacagcaactcAACATCTTGTTTTCCAAGTAACCAACCACCATCTTATCAGAAAATCATAACCAGTTTACGAGGATTATATAGTCTGTTGTCTTATTTAGAAGCCCACCAGCTGTACCTGTGAAGGTATGTAGCAAGGACCCTCCAAGTCTGGGGGCCAGTGGGCATAGCTGGTATTTTGAGAGCTAGTGGGCACTCTCACAGAAAGGAAGATTTGACAAAGAGCAGTTGAACAAACCCCAGAATTACAGACCTTTTGGAAAACCTGAAGTCTGATTTATTTCCCAGATTCTTCTGGAAAgtctgcaattattttttttctagatgtgtatgtgtgtatctttGTCTCAATCCCCATCTTCATCTCCATTTCcatcatctctctctgtctctatcatTTCTgcctctatcatctctctctctctctttctctctctctctctctctctgtttttggGGCAAGAACTTGATTAAGGCTGATGTTCGCTGCACTATTATTTTCTTCTGCAAGTTGCCTTGAGAGCTTCTAGAGGGTGACTGAAAAATACTTGAAATCAATAGTAATTAATTGAAAGTATTAAAAATCTTTTTCAGACACAGATTATTGCATCAGGTGCCCAGAAGATCAATACCCAAGTGAAACCAGAGATCGCTGTATCCCGAAAATTCACAGCTTCATTTCGTTTGAAGAACCGCTGGGCATCACGTTGGCTTCTTTggctcttctcttttctttgattACACTGATTGTGCTTGGTATCTTCATTAAAGAAAGGCacactcccatcgtcaaagccaacaaccagaGCCTCACCTACCTTCTTCTCACTTCTCTCCTTCTTTCATTCCTCTCTACTTTGCTATTCATAGGTCAGCCCAACAAGGAGATCTGCCTCCTCTGGCAGacagcttttggcatcatcttctccattGCTGTTTCATCTGTTTTGGCCAAAACTATTATAATAGTTATGGTTTTCCTGGCTTCCAAGCcaggaaatattttttcaaaaatgggTAGGAAAAAAACTGGCCTATTCTATTGTCTATGCTTGCTCCGTTGTTCAAGTTGTAATTTGTAGTCTTTGGATTTTTACTTTCCCTCCATTCCCAGATTTGGACATGCACTCACTACATGGACAAATCATTGcggaatgtaatgaaggctcagTTACCATGTTTTACTCTGTTTTAGCTTACAAGGGTTTTCTGGCCATTCTCAgcttcacagtggctttcctAGCCAAGAAATTACCAGATAgttttaatgaagccaagttcatcaccttcagcatgttggtcttttgcagcaTTTGGCTTTCCTTTGTACCCAACTATCTGAGCACCAAGGGAAAATCTATGGTGGTTGTAGAGATCTTCTCTATCTTGTCCTCTAGTGTTGGCTTATTGGgatgcatctttttccccaaatgctacattatagTATTGAGGCCTGATCTGAACAAAAAAGAACAACTGGTAAGgagaaagcaataaaatacaaagtcATCAATTTATCTCACATAGTGATGTATTTCTTCTtcatcaaacacacacacacacacacacacacacaaagcactcCATACAGTGTCTGGAGGGACACTTCAGATCAACATCTCCGCAATGTATTCAAGACAGTCATGTAGATGAAATCTTGTTGACTGGAAAGAAGATAGCCCTTCAGATGTTGTTGGTCTGCAATTCCCTGGGAGACTAGATTGAGAAGTATGCAAATCACTCTTGATGCAACTTGATACATTACATTGTTTCAGCTTGAAATAATTCTTCCATTCAAAATGTTAAAAGTTGAATTGAAGCCTCAGAGTGAGTCAATTGTTGCAGGTCACTGATTGCAAATCTTTGATGTACCTGGACAGATGAATAGCTTTTTAATCAAATCTCCAAACTGAACCTTTGCATGGTCCTAGGTCCTGATGTAAACAAATAATCTTTTGACGCTCTAAAGTCGAAACTCTTCTACAAACTCAACAGGACTACAAACATTTCAACTGCTTTTTAGCGATTTGTCTGTGATCTTTTAGGATATTAAATTCCCCTTTACTgtctacctgtcatgagtaaggatggccagcagggggctcccacccagactgtcaagcgcatgcgtagcactgaggaactgttcagccattcaaagagacacagatccggaccgccttaacctttggggtttatatggctgggttttcccacacttcctcagtttgttaggattcttgttaagtactactaataaatattagagaccaagtcattgtctcagtgtgtttcctggtaatcaggacactaccTTTCTTTGTCACAAGATCCTGTATGTGCATGCTGAATTTACACACATTGCATATGGTGCACGTACATATGTGCAAATAAGGATAGAACCTATATATTTGTCAAAAGGAATCTCATATCCATTACATTGTCCCCAGAATTTTGTTCAACGAGCTTCCTTCTCAAGAACCGTTTTCTTTGCCAGCTTAAGGAATTGTTCATCTTGAGAACAAATTATGAACATTAACGTTATtatcttaatattattttatactgtatttaaaaaaataactatctatctactgtatatatatatccttTCAAACAGTCATTCACACTTGGGTCATCTTGAACGTGGACTGTTGCATGCCATCCATGTGGAAAAGCTCTTGAAAAGCAGTTTGGAAGTTGCAACTCGTCCAGAATTCAGTGTCATGGGAGATTATGGGCCTGCCACACCATGCCTATGTAAGACCTTTGCCCTGGGAACTGTACTGGTTACCCATAGGCTTACAGGTACAATGCACAGTGCTAGTTAtacctgttggaattatcaggagtcaactcagcattgtctcataaccATAAGGAGGTCTTTcaagtaaacacatctctattgtacttgtgggatgtcacatgggtcatctgatttccacttactccttcttcttgggtttggggattgacaatctccatttttacctcttgggcacacctgcaagcaggaggtgctgcagaatgcagctctcatcctctcatctcacttgcatgcagactttctatttccataaaaagtgtctgcaaagaaccagtgatgaataagtgctttctactacgaagctacttgtatccagatctactgaataaatgtaagctacctttttttttccctcttcatctaactactgtgtgaagactgaatttattttctgaacataattaagcttaatgtgcaagtttctttgttTGGTTCACTATTCTACTTTGCAAGAtcattgttagctgcttggagttcttttattaacctttaaaaactccatcaatacctataaagccctttatggcatagAGGCTGGTTATCTAAAGTGTCATGTGATTTCAGTAGTTTTTACTTGTCCTGTAAAATTGGCCAGAGAAGGCAttctccaggtcccctccattaagcAGTGTCATTGAATGgggcctaggaagcatgccttctctgctccATAGGGCAGGACATCTACCCAGAGGTCCATCTGACATCCACCCTGAATGCATATAAAAGAACCCTGAAGAAGTGGCTCTTCCCTCAACCAAGCTGAGTTAGACTTGGCTTTTCCCTTGGGTTAGATGAAGTGGCAGATGTTGTGTAGTCTGCTGTTTTTACAATggatgcttttcttcttctgggTGTTTGTGGGTTTTTCATTTGTATGTTTTAGTAATGATTTCTTATTGCCCTCCACACAGAATCACAACAGAGTTGCATGGCCttgtaaaatgaatgaatgaacaaattaattaattagtatcATCTACCTAGCTCCCTTTCCTTCTATAATTTGTCTATTTTTCTGTCTAGGCACAGAATGAGTAGATGCTACCTTTAACTTAAATAAAAACAGGACATAAAAATTTGACCATATGACCACAATGCTTTGTTTTAACCTGCAGTAACTAAAACCCCCAGTGTTTGGAATCTCATCTGATACCAGCAATTCTGGATTTTTCTGACATGGGAGCTTGCTAAAAGAATGTCTATATaatcatgaaagaaaaaaacataacttGATTTTCAACAAGCAATTATTTTTGacaatctgattttttaaaattgttctatTGTTACCAAACCTCCAcgctttatttcatttatttttgttaccCTTATCACTTCCAAAGTCGTGTTCAGCCTGAATGCTATTGAATAGATTTgaactttttaattaattatttaactaTAAGAAACATAAAGAAGAATCTACATTCCAGGACTGATACATGATACGTGTTTGTCTAATCTTTTTATAATAACatatgtttaaattttaaaagttcaaaAGATAAGGGGGAAAAGCAAGAGCTAGGAATGTCTTCTCTCTCTCAATGACTAGTcttattcaatttttttcaaacagCCCATCTATTTCTGTGTTGCTTTGGAAAGAAAGAGCCACAATGGAAGGAAACATCATCTGCTGCCAAGATGCATGATGTACTTAAAGGAGTTGGACACCATCAAGACTTTAGTTCCCAACTTCACTGCATTTGCTTATCACAGAAGCCCCTCCACATCATATTCAGTGGAAATAGTGAACAGATTGTCATAGGTCTTACAGAAGTGCCAGAAGGTGTACATCAGTGAAGGGCTGTCAGTTAGTTGCAGACAGaatgtggggaaaaaatccaattttGAAAGCCCAGCAAATATGTTATGTGTTTCCCCCCTTccattttaaagaattaaatggAGGCTCTTGTATTCTGTTCACTTTTTTCTATGGATCACTGTGGTCGCTTTGAATTCCCAACTGAGCAGACATTTCACTCCAGAAAAATTAGAAATTGGAATATTAATTTTGCTAAAACTTTTGAAATAACTGGACAAAACAATATATTCATGGGAACATACATTGTTTAGTCTATTAGGAAAAAGATGATTggttgaaatttgaaaataaagaaacaaagaaatttgaGACTTTGCGATTATAGAAgtgggacactagaggggactaaagttccaggcaggaaaaagaaaaagagagagagaaacctgtCTTTTATTTTAGAACCAAAAGAGAAGCAGTGACATATATAAAATGACAGACAAAGGTATGacacttgagacatttcaaaggatttttgaagaactGGGAGATAAATTTATAGTTAAACTGACAGCAATAATTATTGCACCTGCTAATGCATTTTTTGAAGAAAttctaaagaagaaatgaaagatgggaaAGAGAACAACATGGAAGAACTTATAGACTGACAGCATGAAGAGGTGAAACAAACTCCAGCTGATGTAGAaacattggaaaataaataaattgtggattatgaaacagagatgacagtcagagtggaaatacaaatgacaatcCAAGAGATGAAAAATTAAGTCCTGGGCAAGGACTTAtgactggatttacaaaacagggtttctaaagccttgaagaaatctttgagatgggagaaagaaagttTCAATGGAGATTCAATCCTACCACAGCAACCTGacgaattaaagatcaagactgtagaagcaaaagaaaggaatgtaaaggtgacttgtttgatcagggttaaaataagaaatacttcTGTAAAATTCTGggaaccttttatggactttttgctgatacttgggacagaaatgaaaacaatttttggatttgtgaatggataCGAggggactacatcctttgcagccaaaggtggcggacatctgtacagtcggtaaaaacaaggcctggagctgactgtagttccgatcacgaacttcttcttgcacaatttaggatcagactaaagagattagggaagacccacagatcagctagatatgagctcactaatattcctaaggaatatgcagtggaggtgaagaatagatttaagggactgggcttagtagatagggtcctggaagaactctggacagaagttcgcagcattgttcaggaggcggcaacaaaatacatcccaaagaaagagaaaaccaggaaggcaaaatggctgtctgctgagacactagaagtagcccaagaaagaaggaaagcaaaaggcaacagtgatagggggagatatgcccaattaaatgcaaaattccagaggttagccagaagagataaggaattatttttcaacaagcaatgtgcggaagtggaagaagacaatagaataggaaggacgagagacctcttccagaaaattagaaacattggaggtaaattccaggcaaaaatgggtatgataaaaaacaaagatggcaaggacctaacagaagaagaagagatcaagaaaaggtggcaagaatatacagaagacctgtataggaaggataacaatatcggggatagctttgagggtgtggtcagtgagctagagccagacatcctgaagagtgaggttgagtgggccttaagaagcattgctaataacaaggcagcaggagacgacggcatcccagctgaactgttcaaaatcttacaagatgatgctgtcaaggtaatgcatgctatatgccagcaaatttggaaaacacaagaatggccatcagattggaaaaaatcaacttatatccccataccaaaaaagggaaacactaaagaatgttcaaactatcgaacagtggcactcattttgcatgccagtaaggtaatgctcaagatcctgcaaggtagacttcagcagttcatggagcgagaattgccagatgtacaagctgggtttagaaaaggcagaggaactagagaccaaattgccaatatccgctggataatggaaaaagccagggagtttcagaaaaacatctatttctgttttattgactattctaaagcctttgactgtgtggaccataacaaattgtggcaagttcttagtggtatggggctaccaagtcatcttgtatgcctcctgaagaatctgtataacaaccaagtagcaacagtaagaacagaccacggaacaacggactggtttaagattgggaaaggagtatggcagggctgtatactctcaccctacctattcaacttgtatgcagaacacatcatgcgacaagctggccttgaggaatccaaggctggagttaaaatctctggaagaagcattaacaatctcagatatgcagatgataccactttgatggctgaaagtgaagaggaactgaggagccttatgatgaaggtgaaagaagaaagtgcaaaagctggtttgcagctaaacctcaaaaaaaccaagattatggcaaccagcttgattgataactggcaaatagagggagaaaatgtagaagcagtgaaagactttgtattcctaggtgcaaagattactgcagatgctgactgcagtcaggaaatcagaagacgcttaatccttgggagaagagcaatgacaaatctcgataaaatagttaagagcagagacatcacactgacaacaaaggcccgcatagttaaagcaatggtgttccctgtagtaacatatggctgcgagagctggaccataaggaaggctgagcgaaggaagatcgatgcttttgaactgtggtgttggaggaaaattctgagagtgccttggactgcaagaagatcaaaccagtccatcctccaggaaatcaagccagactgctcacttgagggaatgatattaaaggcaaaactgaaatactttggccacataatgagaagacaagacaccctggagaagatgctgatgctagggagagtggaaggcaaaaggaagaggggccgaccaagggcaagatggatggatgatattctagaggtgacggactcatccctgggggagctaggggtgttgatgaccgacaggaagctctggcgtgggctggtccatgaagtcacgaagagtcggaagcgactaaacgaataaacaacaaaaacgaGGGGaggtatgggaagaagtgaatgaTGTGTCACACCATAGTGTCTTCCCTGGCAGAAGAGCTGACTCAGCCAACAAGCTTCCAAAGAGACGAATGCTGTACTACTACTTAACCTTGATTATTTACAGAATCACACCTCAGATACTTGATCTATATGAGGGAAGATATAAAATGTGGTGAATCTATGAATTAGGAGTGTATTGATTCAAGGAGagaaaagctgcccagagtcactcgctgagatgggcggctatagaaatcaaataaattaataaaaaataaattaaaaggccaTTCTTCATTTGAGCATAACAGACCTGTGTACTCTAAAATCAAGACTTGTTCATgtctgactgaaaaaaaaaggaggaagaggaagtagaagaaggaatctagataaaataacaaaagacAACATCAGGGAAATTTTACTGGAGGAAAAAAGATCTCTTGGAGAATTTATATTCAGAACAATATATGCTGAAGAGGTTTTGGATAAAATCTTTATAAGTTAGTAAACATCAATAGATGTGATGTTGTTTAAAAATACGGCCAAGGACACTATTGGAATCATTAAAATAAACCATATTCATCTGCCTATCTCATGATTGAGATAGAGTTATAGGAATGAGATTTTGGAAACAAAGCATGAAGCCTCTACAGAAAACTTCATATTCTGCATTAGAATATCACTGAAGGTAGGAGAAGGTAGGCAGTACTACTAGTCTTGATATCCAAATGTTCAACACTCTCACTTCCACCCAAGGAGCTCAGAGCTTCTTATTTCACAGCATCAGTCCTTGCTTACTGTAGATTATTTCTACAGCCAATTTGCAGATAAGTTTTCTCCATGCTACTTTCTTCCCTTATTCATGGACAGGTTCCTCCTCACTCTCAACTCAATGACCCTTGCTTGCCAGGTAACAGCAAGGAAAAGCTGGAAGGGAAGAAATTTTGCTGCTATAATTGTGCTCCATGACCAGAAGGGATGATCTCAGAGGAAAAAGTTATGTGATACACTCATTAGAAACATGAATGACATTAACTATTCAGAGTTCCTTGGGACTGAAAAGAAGAAATGCCATTGGAAGAACATTTAAATCCTTTGACAAGAGTCTAATTTTGGTAAGTTGACAAATAGGTTCCTTTGCCAACAACTTAGGATGTAGAAAATGTAGGGAAATATCTCAAGTTAGCTCCTTGGTTCCAAGTTCTCCAAGTTGCCAGATTTAGGAGGGCTGATGCAGAAGGACCATCTTTCCCTTTTTGTCCCTGAAGAAGACTGATGCTTTAACAGAGGAGAAAATTAAATTGGATTTCTTCCTATACTAAACCACCAGTTTAAATCCACCCCAAATCCAGGCTTGTATTCAACGATTGACAAATCAGCATTGGTTTTATTCCTACTATAGCTATTTACTCCTAGTAATAGTTTAGGAAGTGGAGAAACAGCATTGTCACCTTAATCAACTCCCTCTTTCAACTGAATCATTAAGGTTTGAATAAATATAAGGAAATCAAATAGTTCATCTCTTTCATAGCTGTAGCCTTGTCCTAAGATTATGCATCgtaagagtttgtttgtttgttttggaatgtAATTGCTTTAAAATAGCTAATTATCTTGTTTCAGACATGGATTACTGTCTTAGATGTCCAGAAGATCAGTATCCAATGAAGAACCAAGATCAGTGCATTCCTAAAAGTTTAAGCTTCCTTTCTTTTGCTGATCCTCTGGGAATTATGTCCATTTCTTTGACTCTTTTCTTTGTTGTGATCACAGCTCTGATACTTGGAATATTTGTTAAAAGTCAGGATACACCAATTGTCAAAGCAAATAACCAGAGCCTGAGTCACATTCTTCCTGTCTCCCTTCTATTCTGCTTCCTCTGCTGTTTTTTTGTTCATTTGACAGGCTAATAAGCATACCTGCTTCTTCCACCAAACCATGTTTGGCATCATCTTTCCCACTGCAGTTTCTTCTGTTTTAGCCAAAACTGTTACAGTGGGTTGTGGCTGTTATGGCATCCAAACCTGGAAACCTGTTTCAAAGAGGGGTGGGCAAAAACCTGGGATATTCTATTGTTTCATTCTGTTCCCTTATCCAAGTTGGCCTATGTGCTCTATGGCTAGGTACTTCTCCA includes:
- the LOC134497032 gene encoding vomeronasal type-2 receptor 26-like — encoded protein: MDACVMVTSDSKEETENVQPAPDSEEEIDNVQPELPAELLLEQLQAEEVGLSSNQQAQLLPVSEDEEAELPPPIVPLSVCNSKCSPGFRRKKKEEKQFCCYDCVPCSGGKISNELDMDDCFECLDDHYPNEKRNGCLPKFIHYLTYDEPLGMMLTILALVLSAITVLVFGLFCKQQKTPIVKANNQNLTFSLLISLLFCFLCSLLFIGRPQKITCSLRQSVFGLVFSVAISSILAKTITVLLAFIATKPGMTMRKWMGKKLAYSIIVCCSCIQIIICTVWLCTDPPFPDLDMHSVPKEIVVECNEGSASMLYYVLGFMGLLALISFTVAFYARKLPDTFNEAKFITFSMLIFCSVWVSFIPTYLSTKGKYMVAVEMFSILSSSARILGFIFLPKCYIMLLRPDLNSKEHVMRKK